In the Populus trichocarpa isolate Nisqually-1 chromosome 1, P.trichocarpa_v4.1, whole genome shotgun sequence genome, one interval contains:
- the LOC7480068 gene encoding protein OBERON 4, with product MKRLRSSDDLDSYNEKSSVKDSNPSRSSRSFYHKSDNVRKGLVSSSSSSSRYDRDRSTDEDNRESSRMVRKRSDHEFDSFDRRKGLGLGFDRYGSGGGSSNSREGYCGSGGGGGNDRVIHRPESLAGSRREFPKGFRSERERSRREVSVSSWRRFGSKEFEESRGGSGRGGNEERMGSARSSPKGLRDVVRSPSWSRDSGSEQTRVARGSGSGRDEAKVKSSNSKSRSSPTWSKDSGSEQSKSVEVGKKSEAETKSVEVEAKSVEMEVKVVQSGNCSEIEEGELEPEPDSVPKVAKEDENDNVNEELENVKVDIDQRKVEIEAEVKELVNEETGSHKENVNEGKDVVKEAGEMPNVEENSNDSVSEDEVGNMDGDGDTKDNKSLMERVECRGEVSKNMIVEESLNLEENNKQDKGIDLEVKADDVEVTESNKETVKENGGTEVNINMVTEISSQNVKDKGKSVAVSPINAPDSAEDGTWAERESRNVATFRNGEDDMEGPSTRGFELFSTSPVRRVEKAEESSGIKSKDEKLLLEPLDLSLSLPDVLLPVGATGDTGQAPGSPSHGRSVQSFSSFRTNSDGFTASMSFSGSQSFYHNPSCSLTQNSLDMDNYEQSVHSRPIFQGIDQTHWQGQTQNDSKYKDVPLYQKILMNGNGSLHQPQAVPGLSNGQALQGTSKMHNELERQLSFQRQLPGGQARNHDDTRSPSQSVGSHDIGSSYSFEKKRAMKEKHGSSLYRSNSQKELEQFSIGGADFVETIIGRIVSEPIHVMAKKFHEMTAQSASCLKESIREILLNANKQGQACAFQSMLQNRSELTLDMLLKSHRVQLEVLVALRTGLPEYLQVDSGISSSDLAEVFLNLRCRNLTCQSHLPVDECDCKVCVKKNGFCSSCMCLVCSKFDMASNTCSWVGCDVCLHWCHADCALREACIRNGRSVSGAQGTTEMQFHCVACDHPSEMFGFVKEVFQNFAKDWTAETFCRELEYVKRIFCASKDLRGRRLHEIADQMLAKLANKSILPEVYNYIMGFLTESDPSKFGNASGFSGKEQGNGSNGIIGGPSQDTAWFKSVYAEKTPQLERSTSFHSDLNDKRPVESELLRSAQKEPLFDELESIVRIKQAEAKMFQARADDARREAEGLKRIVIAKSEKIDEEHAGRLSKLHIVEAEEMRRQRFEEFQSLERAHREYYSMKMRMEADIKDLLLKMEATKRNLTM from the exons ATGAAGAGATTGAGATCAAGTGATGATCTTGATTCTTATAACGAGAAAAGCTCAGTCAAGGATTCAAATCCAAGTAGATCATCTAGAAGTTTCTATCACAAATCTGATAATGTGCGCAAAGGATTGGTTTCCTCGTCATCATCCTCTAGCCGTTACGATCGAGACCGATCTACTGATGAGGATAATAGAGAGAGCTCCAGAATGGTTAGGAAGCGATCAGATCATGAATTTGATAGCTTTGATAGGAGAaaagggttagggttagggtttgatAGGTATGGCAGTGGAGGAGGTAGTAGTAATAGCAGAGAAGGTTATTGtggaagtggtggtggtggtggtaatgaTAGGGTTATTCATCGACCGGAGAGTTTAGCTGGGTCGAGGAGGGAGTTTCCTAAAGGGTTTAGGTCGGAGAGGGAAAGGTCAAGGAGAGAAGTGAGTGTTTCGTCGTGGAGGAGGTTTGGGAGTAAGGAATTTGAGGAGAGTAGAGGTGGTAGTGGTAGAGGTGGAAATGAGGAGAGGATGGGGAGTGCTAGGTCTTCTCCTAAGGGGTTGAGAGATGTTGTTAGGTCACCTTCTTGGTCCAGGGATTCTGGGAGTGAGCAAACTAGAGTGGCGAGAGGAAGTGGCAGTGGGAGGGATGAGGCGAAAGTGAAGTCTTCGAATTCCAAGTCTAGGTCTTCACCCACGTGGTCGAAGGATTCGGGGAGTGAGCAATCTAAGAGTGTGGAGGTGGGGAAGAAAAGCGAAGCAGAGACAAAGAGTGTTGAGGTAGAGGCTAAAAGTGTGGAGATGGAGGTGAAGGTTGTTCAGAGTGGGAATTGTAGCGAAATAGAAGAAGGGGAGCTTGAGCCAGAGCCTGATTCAGTTCCTAAAGTTGCCAAGGAAGATGAGAATGATAATGTAAATGAAGAGCTAGAGAATGTTAAAGTAGATATTGATCAGAGGAAGGTTGAGATTGAGGCTGAAGTTAAGGAGCTAGTAAATGAAGAGACAGGGTCCCATAAAGAAAATGTTAATGAGGGGAAGGATGTGGTGAAGGAAGCTGGTGAGATGCCAAATGTTGAGGAGAATTCAAATGATAGTGTTAGTGAGGATGAAGTTGGAAATATGGATGGCGATGGAGATACCAAGGACAACAAGAGTTTGATGGAAAGAGTTGAGTGCAGGGGGGAGGTAAGTAAGAATATGATTGTTGAGGAGTCTTTGAATTTGGAGGAGaataataaacaagataagGGTATTGATCTCGAGGTGAAGGCAGATGATGTTGAAGTTACAGAGTCAAACAAGGAAACTGTGAAGGAAAATGGAGGAACTGAAGTGAATATAAATATGGTGACAGAGATTTCGAGTCAGAATGTGAAGGACAAAGGCAAAAGTGTGGCTGTTTCACCGATCAATGCTCCTGATTCCGCAGAAGATGGTACATGGGCTGAAAGAGAATCGAGAAATGTTGCAACTTTCAGGAATGGGGAAGATGATATGGAAGGGCCAAGTACTAGGGGATTTGAGTTGTTCTCTACCTCTCCTGTTAGAAGAGTCGAGAAAGCAGAGGAATCGAGTGGTATCAAATCGAAAGATGAAAAGCTGCTGTTGGAACCGCTTGATCTTTCTCTTAGCTTACCGGATGTTTTGTTGCCTGTTGGTGCAACCGGAGACACAGGCCAGGCTCCTGGTTCTCCAAGTCATGGGAGAAGTGTTCAGTCTTTTAGTTCATTTCGAACAAATTCAGATGGGTTTACTGCATCAATGTCCTTTTCAGGTTCTCAGTCATTTTATCACAATCCAAGCTGTTCTCTAACTCAGAATTCCTTGGACATGGACAACTATGAACAATCTGTTCACAGCCGGCCCATATTTCAGGGTATTGATCAAACACATTGGCAGGGTCAGACTCAAAATGATTCCAAGTATAAAGATGTTCCCTTGTATCAAAAAATTTTGATGAATGGAAATGGCTCTCTTCATCAGCCTCAAGCAGTGCCAGGTTTGTCAAATGGTCAAGCTTTGCAAGGAACCTCTAAAATGCACAATGAACTTGAAAGACAATTGAGTTTTCAAAGACAGTTGCCGGGGGGGCAGGCAAGGAACCATGATGACACTAGATCCCCTTCTCAAAGTGTGGGATCTCATGATATTGGTTCATCTTATAGCTTTGAGAAGAAGCGTGCCATGAAAGAGAAACATGGCAGTAGCTTATATAGAAGTAATAGCCAGAAGGAACTAGAGCAATTCTCGATAGGTGGAGCTGATTTTGTTGAGACCATCATTGGCAGAATAGTTTCTGAGCCCATTCATGTGATGGCTAAGAAATTCCATGAAATGACAGCACAATCTGCATCGTGTTTGAAGGAGAGTATTCGAGAGATTTTGTTAAATGCCAATAAGCAAGGACAAGCATGTGCATTCCAAAGCATGCTGCAGAACAGGTCTGAGTTAACCTTGGATATGCTGTTGAAATCCCATCGTGTTCAACTGGAAGTCTTGGTTGCTTTGCGAACGGGGTTGCCGGAGTATCTTCAAGTAGACAgtggtatttcatcttctgaTTTGGCTGAGGTTTTCCTAAACTTGAGGTGCAGAAATCTGACATGTCAAAGTCATTTGCCTGTGGATGAATGTGATTGCAAAGTTTGTGTGAAGAAGAATGGTTTTTGCAGTTCATGTATGTGTCTTGTGTGCTCAAAGTTTGACATGGCATCTAATACATGCAGCTGGGTTGGGTGTGATGTTTGCCTTCATTGGTGTCATGCTGATTGTGCACTGCGAGAAGCTTGCATTAGGAATGGAAGGAGTGTGAGTGGTGCTCAAGGGACTACTGAGATGCAGTTCCATTGTGTTGCCTGCGATCATCCTTCTGAGATGTTTGGCTTTGTGAAGGAGGTTTTCCAGAACTTCGCAAAAGATTGGACAGCAGAGACATTTTGCAGAGAACTTGAATATGTCAAGAGAATTTTCTGTGCCAGCAAGGATTTGAGAGGGAGACGGCTGCATGAAATAGCCGATCAGATGCTGGCAAAATTGGCAAATAAGTCCATTCTTCCCGAGGTGTATAATTATATAATGGGTTTCCTGACTG AAAGTGATCCATCCAAGTTTGGCAACGCATCTGGTTTCTCTGGAAAGGAACAAGGAAATGGAAGCAATGGCATCATTGGTGGACCTAGCCAGGATACTGCATGGTTCAAATCTGTCTATGCTGAAAAAACTCCTCAATTGGAAAGATCAACTAGCTTCCATTCTGATTTGAATGATAAACGCCCTGTTGAGTCCGAGTTGTTGAGAAGTGCCCAAAAAGAGCCACTTTTTGATGAACTGGAGAGCATTGTCAGAATCAAACAGGCTGAAGCTAAGATGTTCCAAGCACGTGCTGATGATGCTAGAAGAGAAGCTGAGGGCCTGAAACGAATTGTGATTGCAAAGAGtgaaaaaattgatgaagagCATGCAGGTAGACTCTCAAAACTGCACATAGTTGAGGCTGAGGAAATGCGGAGACAAAGATTTGAAGAATTTCAGTCCCTGGAAAGAGCTCATCGGGAATACTACAGTATGAAGATGAGGATGGAAGCAGATATTAAGGACCTCTTGTTAAAAATGGAAGCTACAAAACGAAACCTCACCATGTGA